In the Paenibacillus sp. FSL H7-0357 genome, one interval contains:
- a CDS encoding nicotinate-nucleotide adenylyltransferase: MKIGIMGGTFDPLHIGHMMAAEAARDTYLLEEVWFMPSHIPPHKHEAGASGTDRLAMVQCAVEDNESFRTLDWEVLRGGVSYTLETVRSLQQEYPYHEFYFIIGADMVQYLPKWQGIEELVQRLTFIGVGRPGTPLDLAALPGYIADKVLLADMPLVDISSTMLRARSAEGKSIRYMVPDKVFDYVQRSGLYGLQPGSAD; encoded by the coding sequence TTGAAAATTGGAATAATGGGAGGAACCTTTGATCCTCTTCACATAGGACATATGATGGCGGCGGAAGCTGCGAGGGACACCTATTTGCTGGAAGAGGTCTGGTTTATGCCTTCGCATATCCCGCCCCATAAGCATGAAGCCGGAGCTTCGGGTACAGACCGGCTGGCGATGGTGCAGTGTGCGGTCGAGGACAATGAGTCTTTCCGCACACTGGATTGGGAAGTCCTCAGAGGCGGCGTTTCCTATACATTGGAGACCGTGCGCAGCCTGCAGCAGGAATACCCGTACCATGAGTTTTATTTCATCATCGGTGCGGATATGGTGCAATATTTGCCGAAATGGCAGGGGATTGAAGAACTTGTGCAGCGTCTGACCTTTATCGGTGTGGGCCGTCCGGGCACTCCGCTGGATCTGGCAGCGCTGCCCGGCTATATCGCCGACAAGGTGCTGCTGGCGGACATGCCGCTGGTGGATATTTCGTCCACGATGCTCCGGGCGCGCTCCGCTGAAGGGAAATCAATCCGTTATATGGTACCGGACAAGGTTTTCGATTATGTGCAAAGGAGTGGATTGTATGGCCTACAGCCGGGAAGCGCTGATTGA
- the yqeH gene encoding ribosome biogenesis GTPase YqeH, which yields MNQQNETQRPVKCSGCGIKLQTEKKDLPGYIPEVAFEREPVICQRCFRIKNYNEASSVSVDQDEFLHLLSGVGEKNALVVHIVDLFDFEGSLISGLQRFVGNNPVILAVNKCDLLPKVTNWNKLRNWMQQRCKEHGLRTAEIILCSAKRNQGFERLLEAVNELRGQRDVYVVGATNVGKSTLINRLISDYSDLEQELTTSRYPGTTLDTVKIPLDDGHYIIDTPGIVYPWRYSELVERKDLGAVMPENPLKPAVYQLNEGQTLFFGGLGRFDFIQGARQSFTCFISTTLKIHRTKLERADSLYQDHRGVMLAPPVTADMDKLPQWQRHEFRISRGSQTDLFISGLGWIKVNGTEGAVVAVHVPRGVKVVTRPSLI from the coding sequence ATGAATCAACAGAATGAAACACAGCGCCCTGTAAAATGCAGCGGCTGCGGTATTAAGCTGCAGACCGAAAAGAAGGATCTCCCGGGTTATATTCCGGAGGTTGCATTTGAACGGGAACCGGTTATCTGCCAGCGCTGTTTCCGCATCAAAAACTATAATGAAGCTTCTTCGGTATCCGTCGACCAGGATGAATTTCTTCACCTGCTCAGCGGAGTGGGCGAGAAGAACGCGCTTGTTGTGCATATTGTCGATCTCTTCGATTTCGAAGGCAGCCTGATTTCCGGCCTGCAGCGTTTTGTCGGCAATAATCCGGTTATACTTGCAGTGAACAAATGTGATTTGCTGCCCAAGGTAACGAACTGGAACAAGCTGCGCAACTGGATGCAGCAGCGCTGCAAGGAGCATGGACTGCGGACTGCGGAGATTATACTCTGCAGCGCGAAGCGCAATCAGGGGTTCGAACGTCTGCTGGAAGCGGTGAATGAGCTTCGCGGACAGCGTGATGTCTATGTCGTAGGGGCAACCAACGTAGGTAAGTCTACGCTGATTAACCGGCTTATTTCCGATTACAGTGATCTCGAGCAGGAACTGACGACCTCGCGATATCCGGGAACGACTCTCGATACGGTCAAAATCCCGCTGGATGACGGTCACTATATCATTGATACTCCGGGAATTGTATATCCTTGGCGGTATAGTGAACTGGTGGAGCGCAAGGACCTCGGTGCCGTTATGCCGGAGAATCCGCTCAAACCTGCGGTATATCAGCTGAATGAAGGCCAGACGCTGTTCTTCGGCGGTCTGGGGCGTTTTGATTTCATTCAGGGTGCCCGGCAATCCTTCACCTGCTTCATCAGCACTACGCTCAAGATTCACCGTACGAAGCTGGAACGTGCGGATTCCCTGTATCAGGATCACCGCGGTGTAATGCTGGCTCCGCCGGTAACTGCCGACATGGACAAGCTGCCGCAGTGGCAGCGTCATGAATTCCGGATCAGCCGGGGCAGCCAGACCGATCTGTTCATCTCCGGCTTGGGCTGGATCAAGGTGAACGGAACCGAAGGTGCCGTTGTGGCAGTTCACGTTCCGCGCGGCGTGAAGGTGGTTACCCGCCCTTCGCTGATCTGA
- the yhbY gene encoding ribosome assembly RNA-binding protein YhbY — protein sequence MLTGKQKRYLRSLAHHLDAVFQVGKGGVNDHLVRHIEEAIEKRELMKISVLNNNADDPKEIGAALAEQSGSELVQVIGKTIVLYKESRDNKTIELPR from the coding sequence ATGTTAACTGGAAAACAAAAACGCTATCTCCGCTCTTTGGCCCATCATCTTGACGCTGTCTTTCAGGTCGGCAAAGGCGGTGTGAACGACCACCTGGTCCGTCACATTGAAGAAGCTATTGAAAAACGCGAGCTGATGAAGATCAGCGTGCTTAACAATAATGCGGATGACCCGAAGGAAATCGGTGCAGCTCTGGCTGAGCAGTCCGGCTCCGAGCTGGTGCAGGTTATCGGCAAAACTATCGTTCTTTACAAAGAGTCACGCGACAACAAAACGATTGAGCTTCCACGCTAG
- a CDS encoding DUF58 domain-containing protein: MKRYLSGAAAVIQPGKFAGILAIWGITLLYVLFQGGKTSFMLFIMVSVLMIYLMIGGLGGVRRAKGTRSLYSELDKPDLLYAGGFLRVKLDVTIPGFLPLPYVVVREILKRHNGESWVFEESMVPSLRGQGELLFQTPALERGRYTFEGTDILSEDIFGLVEHKGTFMAEGQFRVLPRAVFVPRWQLYERKSRLAGQQASLLHSRRETTQINGVRDYVYGDRLTRIHWNATAKTGNWKSKEFEHESVPKTMIVLDGSAMVYAGSNQFELAVSIAASLLGFGIRDRIGIGLCCLDKNTKIFMPAEGAAERQKMIQYLIDINAEGRGPLVPRLEKGHRMFPKGSYLVLISPQSGQPVLDVMRWAESRGMTPSHIHVRNPAAVNRGGEWIDVLKSRGATGYSVSSLHELPSVLGGDKV; this comes from the coding sequence ATGAAAAGGTATTTGTCCGGAGCGGCAGCTGTCATTCAGCCGGGGAAATTCGCCGGCATCCTTGCGATCTGGGGCATCACGCTGCTCTACGTACTGTTTCAGGGCGGCAAAACATCATTCATGCTGTTTATAATGGTATCGGTACTAATGATATATCTGATGATTGGAGGCTTAGGCGGAGTACGGCGGGCCAAAGGCACGCGCAGCCTGTATTCCGAATTGGACAAGCCTGATCTGCTCTATGCGGGCGGCTTTCTGCGGGTGAAGCTGGACGTTACGATTCCGGGCTTTTTGCCTCTGCCGTATGTGGTGGTGAGAGAAATTCTGAAGCGCCATAACGGCGAATCCTGGGTATTTGAGGAGAGCATGGTTCCCAGCCTGAGAGGGCAGGGGGAGCTGCTGTTTCAGACGCCGGCACTGGAGCGCGGCCGCTATACGTTCGAAGGAACGGATATCCTGAGTGAGGATATCTTTGGCCTGGTGGAGCATAAGGGCACCTTTATGGCCGAAGGGCAATTCCGCGTATTGCCCCGTGCGGTATTCGTGCCGCGCTGGCAGCTCTATGAGCGGAAGTCACGGCTGGCGGGGCAGCAAGCCTCGCTGCTTCATTCCCGGAGAGAGACAACGCAGATCAACGGGGTCCGCGATTACGTCTATGGCGACCGGTTAACGCGAATCCACTGGAATGCCACCGCCAAGACAGGCAACTGGAAATCCAAGGAATTTGAGCATGAATCTGTACCCAAGACGATGATTGTGCTGGACGGCAGCGCCATGGTATATGCCGGCTCGAACCAGTTTGAGCTGGCGGTGTCCATTGCCGCCTCCCTGCTAGGCTTTGGGATCCGCGACCGGATCGGCATCGGTTTATGCTGTCTGGACAAGAACACCAAGATATTCATGCCTGCCGAGGGCGCTGCGGAGCGGCAGAAGATGATCCAATATTTGATTGACATTAATGCGGAAGGCCGCGGGCCGCTGGTTCCCAGGCTGGAAAAAGGACACCGTATGTTTCCCAAAGGCTCCTATCTGGTGTTGATCAGTCCGCAGAGCGGACAGCCTGTACTGGATGTGATGCGCTGGGCGGAGAGCCGGGGAATGACGCCCTCCCATATTCATGTGCGCAATCCGGCAGCGGTCAACCGCGGCGGAGAATGGATAGATGTGCTGAAATCCCGCGGGGCAACCGGCTATAGCGTAAGTTCGCTTCATGAGCTGCCCTCAGTGCTCGGAGGTGATAAAGTATGA
- the aroE gene encoding shikimate dehydrogenase, with protein sequence MTSVNGNDRNTDLLLGVMGDPIAQSKSPIMHGAALKALGIQGAYVPLHITGDQLGDAVQAIKTLGFRGVNVTIPHKVAVMEYLDKLDESAVAVGAVNTIVNDNGVLTGFNTDGIGYVRSLKAEAVPDLSGTRILVIGAGGAARGIVSALLAEKPYSVKIANRTAGKAGELAALFQGRGKVAGVGMDEIAEAAKDADIVINTTSVGMFPHPDDLPMDPGLLREGMVVSDLIYNPLRTRLLLEGLKRGCTIHGGLGMFVYQGAYALEYWTGQAAPVDIMRQTIIDCLGGSASEMDPQV encoded by the coding sequence GTGACAAGTGTAAACGGAAATGACAGAAATACGGATCTGCTGCTGGGGGTTATGGGTGATCCGATTGCCCAGTCCAAATCCCCGATCATGCACGGGGCCGCGCTGAAAGCGCTGGGCATACAAGGGGCTTATGTCCCGCTGCATATTACCGGAGATCAGCTTGGCGATGCGGTGCAGGCCATCAAGACCCTCGGCTTTCGCGGAGTCAACGTTACCATACCGCATAAGGTTGCGGTGATGGAGTATCTGGACAAGCTGGATGAAAGTGCGGTTGCTGTCGGTGCAGTGAATACGATTGTCAATGACAACGGGGTACTTACCGGATTCAATACGGACGGCATCGGTTATGTCCGTTCGCTGAAGGCGGAAGCGGTCCCTGATCTGTCCGGAACCCGTATTCTGGTAATCGGTGCCGGGGGCGCGGCGAGAGGAATTGTCAGCGCTTTGCTGGCCGAGAAGCCATATTCGGTTAAGATCGCTAACCGTACTGCCGGGAAGGCCGGGGAACTGGCGGCATTATTCCAGGGCCGGGGCAAGGTTGCCGGAGTGGGCATGGATGAAATCGCGGAAGCGGCTAAGGATGCGGATATTGTAATCAATACCACATCTGTCGGAATGTTTCCCCATCCGGATGACCTGCCGATGGATCCCGGACTGCTGCGTGAAGGAATGGTCGTAAGCGATCTTATCTACAATCCGCTGCGTACCCGGCTGCTGCTCGAGGGCTTGAAGCGGGGCTGCACAATCCATGGGGGTCTGGGAATGTTCGTATATCAGGGCGCCTATGCGCTGGAGTATTGGACAGGGCAGGCTGCACCCGTGGATATTATGCGGCAGACGATTATCGATTGCCTCGGCGGCAGTGCCAGTGAAATGGATCCGCAAGTTTAG
- a CDS encoding YqeG family HAD IIIA-type phosphatase, which translates to MFERLVPKLRVNTVFDIGLEELYSRGYRGIITDLDNTLVGAKAPLATPELLLWFEKVKELGFKLIIVSNNNMDRVSRFATPLNIEFVHQARKPINTPFVKAMKLMDLKPEQTIVVGDQMLTDVFGGNRLGLYTVLVLPISVKDEGIGTRINRRIEQIALTRLRKQGLWHEEDKPQ; encoded by the coding sequence TTGTTTGAAAGGTTGGTTCCAAAACTCCGGGTGAATACGGTATTTGATATTGGGCTGGAAGAGCTGTACAGCCGGGGATACCGTGGTATCATTACGGATCTGGATAACACGCTAGTCGGCGCCAAAGCGCCTCTGGCCACTCCGGAGCTGCTGTTATGGTTCGAGAAGGTGAAAGAGCTGGGCTTCAAGCTGATCATTGTGTCGAACAATAACATGGACCGGGTGTCACGCTTTGCAACGCCGCTTAATATTGAATTTGTACATCAGGCCCGCAAGCCGATCAATACGCCTTTCGTGAAGGCGATGAAGCTGATGGATCTGAAGCCGGAACAGACGATCGTAGTTGGCGATCAGATGCTTACGGATGTATTCGGCGGCAACCGGCTCGGCCTGTATACGGTATTGGTGCTGCCCATCTCCGTGAAGGATGAAGGCATTGGAACAAGAATTAACCGCCGGATCGAGCAGATTGCCCTGACACGGCTTCGCAAGCAAGGATTGTGGCATGAGGAGGATAAACCCCAATGA
- a CDS encoding transglutaminase-like domain-containing protein, which produces MMRRWWSGMKSSWHYSFSLLWLMVIALQWLTYTEPFWLKATTAAVLLTLAAAGVIEILLPVKRGYRLILEVCAMLYFVYRVILRYELYVPDPLLPSLRDRLPDIAINMVPYLWFAAGALALLLLSSWWVSSKARILLFITTNIVAFAALDSFTSAILWQEVAWTVFAGMGWLVTQHLRSFQLHYPRGWTYLLKYPFKIFINIAIIFSFVIITGVNMPEVRPTLTDPYTAWHKWNGTGLSASSGTSGTTNAGTSDASAGRTTSGYSMNDDNLGGGFNYDYSPVMTVTSDIRSYMRGETRSVYSGKGWSDDDRLTRGPLSGAAVGKELDREPGSKVETQTLKQTVKLLGNIDYPVLFGAYSIAKVDSIDGKEQSSRLLWRSADSEMLWDTDGNSGNYPQTYVLTSEVPVVSVQELSKQTFDQLYTGQNNTQYLQLPDNFPERVTELAETITASAKTPYDKIVLLQQYLQQTYPYSNQPDLSRGKSKDFVESFLFEIMEGYCDYYSTALVTMARSLDIPARWVKGYAPGEQAQLPDSLAQQGLSNNNYTITNADAHSWAEIYYGEYGWIPVEATPGYNVPLLTQSEEPESKEDTQPEEDKPEPEQEVADPGKTGESLHVGVWAVSAAAAVLLLWGGYLLWHYRFSLRFLLGRLRNGKPLSPVQKVVAETERWVKYARRKGMLKEEHETLRESVARWSRERPAAAESLALLLQMFEKAKYSPDVIEDKDWRSVYTEALRLHSLLKSDK; this is translated from the coding sequence ATGATGAGACGCTGGTGGAGCGGGATGAAGTCCTCATGGCATTACTCCTTCAGTCTGCTATGGCTGATGGTTATCGCCCTGCAATGGCTCACGTATACAGAGCCCTTCTGGCTGAAGGCGACCACTGCCGCCGTACTGCTGACCTTGGCTGCGGCGGGGGTTATTGAAATTCTTTTACCTGTTAAACGGGGATACCGGCTGATTCTTGAAGTTTGCGCCATGCTATATTTCGTGTACAGAGTAATTCTGCGCTACGAACTCTATGTTCCTGATCCATTGCTGCCTTCACTGCGCGACCGTCTGCCTGACATCGCCATAAATATGGTTCCATATCTATGGTTTGCTGCGGGTGCGCTGGCCTTGCTGCTCCTGTCATCGTGGTGGGTCTCCTCCAAGGCGAGGATTCTGCTGTTTATCACCACGAATATTGTAGCCTTTGCGGCACTGGATTCCTTCACTTCGGCCATACTCTGGCAGGAGGTCGCCTGGACGGTGTTCGCGGGGATGGGCTGGCTTGTTACCCAGCATTTGAGAAGCTTTCAATTGCATTATCCCCGCGGCTGGACTTATCTGCTGAAATATCCTTTCAAGATCTTCATAAATATCGCCATTATTTTCTCCTTTGTCATTATTACAGGTGTGAACATGCCAGAGGTGCGGCCGACACTGACAGATCCTTATACCGCCTGGCATAAATGGAACGGCACCGGATTATCGGCAAGCTCCGGCACATCGGGAACAACAAATGCCGGAACCAGTGATGCTTCTGCAGGAAGGACTACTTCGGGTTATAGTATGAACGACGATAATCTGGGCGGGGGCTTTAACTATGATTATTCGCCAGTCATGACGGTGACCTCGGATATAAGGTCCTACATGCGTGGGGAAACCCGCAGCGTATATTCCGGAAAAGGATGGAGTGATGACGACCGGCTTACACGCGGTCCGCTGTCCGGGGCAGCGGTAGGCAAAGAGCTGGACAGGGAACCCGGCTCCAAGGTGGAGACGCAGACCCTGAAACAGACGGTAAAGCTGCTTGGGAACATTGATTATCCGGTATTGTTCGGAGCCTATTCCATTGCGAAGGTCGATTCCATAGACGGCAAGGAACAGAGCAGCCGCTTATTATGGAGAAGCGCAGACAGCGAAATGCTGTGGGATACGGATGGGAACAGCGGAAACTATCCCCAGACTTACGTGCTTACTTCGGAGGTCCCTGTCGTATCCGTGCAGGAGCTGAGCAAACAGACCTTCGATCAGCTGTACACCGGCCAGAATAATACGCAATACCTGCAACTGCCCGACAATTTTCCAGAGCGGGTCACAGAGCTGGCAGAGACAATAACCGCAAGCGCGAAGACCCCTTATGACAAAATTGTGCTGCTCCAGCAATATCTGCAGCAAACCTATCCATACTCGAATCAGCCGGATCTGTCACGCGGCAAAAGCAAGGATTTCGTGGAGAGCTTCCTGTTCGAGATTATGGAAGGCTACTGCGACTACTATTCCACCGCACTCGTGACCATGGCACGTTCGCTGGATATTCCGGCACGCTGGGTCAAGGGATATGCACCCGGTGAACAGGCACAGCTTCCTGACAGTCTGGCCCAGCAGGGATTATCCAATAATAATTATACGATTACGAATGCCGATGCCCATTCCTGGGCGGAAATCTATTACGGTGAATACGGCTGGATTCCGGTTGAAGCGACACCGGGGTATAATGTGCCTCTTCTGACACAGAGCGAAGAGCCTGAGAGTAAGGAAGATACACAGCCGGAAGAGGATAAACCTGAGCCTGAACAAGAGGTGGCAGATCCCGGCAAAACCGGTGAAAGCCTTCATGTAGGCGTCTGGGCCGTATCGGCCGCTGCGGCAGTGCTGCTGCTGTGGGGAGGTTATCTGCTCTGGCATTACCGGTTCAGTCTCCGGTTCCTGCTTGGGCGGCTGCGCAACGGCAAACCATTGTCTCCGGTGCAAAAAGTTGTGGCTGAAACCGAGCGGTGGGTAAAGTATGCCCGCAGAAAGGGCATGCTTAAAGAAGAGCACGAAACGCTTCGTGAATCGGTGGCCCGCTGGAGCCGTGAACGTCCGGCGGCTGCAGAAAGTCTGGCGTTGCTGCTGCAAATGTTCGAGAAGGCGAAGTACAGCCCGGATGTTATAGAAGACAAAGATTGGCGCAGCGTGTATACTGAAGCTTTGCGGCTGCACAGTCTTTTGAAATCAGATAAATAA